The region TTTATCACTTACCTAACGTTTGGAAATCTACCTCCAACTTCATTCATGCTTAATATTTTATTGTCTATAATTTATGCATATGTATCAATAGTTGTATATAATGTTTTTCATATTTGATGTTAAGTTTATAGACACTTTTCTGTTTTTGATTGTTTGATCTTTTTTATGAATGCAGAATACCATAATTGGTACATCTACATTTGCTTAGTTGATAgtgttttcattatattaaaattgGATACGGTATCATCTATAGCAGCATACTTTTAGTTGTTTTGAACCCAAAAAATGGAAAACCATCATCCATAAACCCACATGTTCAAAACAAAAACCCACAAACCCAAACTGACCAATGTCAAAATTAAACCCATATAGTTTTTGAAACAGAACATATATAGGTTTTGAAACTGAAAAAACTGACTTTTGCATTTTGGGTTTGGGTTTAGCCAAAACACTTATCCAAACTGATCCATGCTTATCCATAGTGAAGCTAAAACTCCTTAAACCATTAGAATATACTTTCCATCTTGATAATTAACCTTTGCGTAAGAAATCACTAGGGAATTCTTATGTGCAAAATACAAATGACGATGGCATTCTTATCATCGAAAATAGCTTTGGAAACATTGTAATATCTAATCCATTATGTATAATGGTTACGTATGGCAAGACATTTTATGATAAAACATAGTAACCCCATACTACAGTTGGCATGCATCAGACTAAAACATATATCAATATGACAAAAACTGTAATTTTTATCCTACATAAAAGTGAGACAAGGTCGATAATGAATCACCCTCGATCTCTAATTTGCACAAAAGATGTAAATTCCCTTTCCATCTTTGTCATAAAACATAGTCATAGAAAGATTATATAGTCTTACCTCCATAGAAATACATGAAACATATAACAATCTTGCATGTAATTTTAAATAATTGAATGACTTATAAATGAATTCATAATTGATTTCTACCACTCATAATACACTTGAAAAGAACATACAAAATAAGCTACTTGGGCTTTCTAGCCAAGAAGAAGTACATTGGTGTGAAGATCTCCTTCCTGTCACACCACAAGATTATTTGATGTTAGCAAGACTATGTGAGTCCGTTTATTGTGTAAAAAAATGCTACAAACATGAATGACTTTcttttttacttatttaaatGAGACATCTAAAGATAGAAATATGAAATCTTACTTTCCACCTGCCAAAAGCCCTTCGGCAGCTTTCTCTAAAAAAGCTTGAACCCTTTGACTCCCTTTTGGAGCAAGTCCCATCCATTCGAAGGCCTTAACCTATTATTAGAACAACATAATGCAATAATACAACATTTTTGGTGAATATATGTAATAATAATAGTCAAAATTAATTCATGTCAATGTATATTACCATGTTCCTTGTAAAAAAGCGTCCAACAGGTGTAACAAGAAAATTGCCAAGAGAGAATTGACTTGTATCGAGAGGTAAGTACCATGGAAGTGGTGAATCTTTAGCTAGATCTTTCTCCCATATAATCTCCATAAAGACACAAACTATTAGATTCTTTGTTATGCAAAACAAAACTGAACATGTTGTATTGTTTGATACCAATGggacaaaaaaaattaatttattgttTTACAAAAGGAGGTGGGACATATATTTGATATAATTAATCTCCCATTTGTTTAGAGTACCTAAATGCTTTCCTAATCATTGTTATTAGTTAGTGCCTAAGAAAGTAAGTCCAAAAAGGTGAGTTTGTTACATGGGACAATGATATAATGCGACAAGTTTTCTAGGACTATTGattcttgatgatgatgatgatattgaCATCTTTTGTACAAATGAGAAATTAAGGAGCGTGTTTATATTCCAAATTTTTTGGTAGAAAAAGAAATTGCAATATTTTTCCTATTAACATCATTATTAGTCCTAATCTAATGGATGCCAAATGCAATATAAGAGGTAAGTAAGGTAGTTACAACTCACTTCAAAACCGACTTCTTTCAATGCAGCAAAACATTGTCTTGTGGATCTAATGTCTGGGAGGCCATCACCAAGCTCAATTTCTGCCTGTTGATATAAAGTTACATTAAAATACCCTTCAAAAGTTATGTAACTTAGAGCAACcccaactatactacaaaatcaTCAACTTTCTTTTGGTGTTGATGAATAGAGACACATTAATTTGGTAAACAGAAAAAATtggttttaaatataaaatattaaataatttaatataaaGATAAAACATTTATCTACACAAAATATATTATTACAAAACATTAACCAAGAGCTTTAAGATGAGGACAATTCTGACTATGATATTGAATATTTTATGATATACAATATAAATTTATCATTTGTTCTATTTCGGCAAGTTCTCATAGCATAAATGTAGTTATAAATTAAGTAATAATTAATTATGTATTGTAATTGTTATATTTGTATTCAATCAGTCGAATGGGATGAGTGTCATTATACCTTAATTTGTTGGTGATCTTTGTTATTTGGATCAAATACATCAGTCATGCACCACTCATCTGCAGCAAAATACTGACCGGGCTTCAAGACTCTATATATCTCTTTATAGCATCCAACCTTTAAATCATAAATGAAAGGTTTGATAAAGATGACAAAAAGAAAACAAGTAGATGAgagaaaaaatatataattattgaaAAAACATGAGCAATTATTTAAATACCGCATCTGGAGCATGACAAGTAGCTTCAATTGCATACACTGCATCAAAACTGTTATCAGGAAAAGGCATCTTCATGAAATCACCCTGCAAATAATCATTTAATAGAGAAAATCAAGGAAGGAGTTATGGTTTCCTTAGTAAATCCTAATTTTAccattaataagaaaatatgagTAACTCTCATCTAatctttaaaaaattaataagaaaCTATAAGCCATTAAGGTTGTGTTTTCGGTAGTTGAAAAACTAACTTTTTAGTTTATAAGTTATCAATAAGCTATCTCAAATAACTATCAAAAAGTTTACTTTAAAACTAATTTATAAGCAACTTTTGTGGTCtcactaaaaactaatttaataagCTTTAAAAATATTCTAGCTTTTGCGCCAAACACAATTTATGAACTAGACTACACTTGATGCTTGACAAAAAGTTACCTTCTCAAAATTGCAGTTTTGCTCCACTCCTGAAGCACGGTTTAGTACCTTGAGATAAAATAGAAATATATGTcagtaaaaaaatcaaaatcaaataattATAGCAACATATCTCATGATGTCTTGAGAGTGATGCTTCAAATATATTTAACAAAATTACGTCACGCTAGAAAAAATGGAAGGAAAAGGGAAATTTCGTAAAAACCTAGGTCTTAAAAGAGGAATGCCCTCATTTCCATGAATTTCTTTATTAAATGAATATACCCTTAAagatatataagcttaggtacccaaacccaCCGTAAATAcatcgttttgtttgatatattcattataaagtTCTTAAACTTTAAGTCCTAACTTGATTTGATTCCaagattttcaaattttcactatTATATTTCTCTTAAATCACACATTTTTGCCGAACacctactaggctatatatattataattgaaaatgaaaattatgtagatgaagataaatgtgaaatttataaaaatcttggaagtaaatcaagttagaagttgaattataagaatattggacaattacaatttatatatatgatacaaaatgacgtagtatggtgagtttgggtacctaagcttatatacccttaagggtatattcacttttccatatatatatatatatatatatatatatatatatatatatatatatatatatatatatatatatatatatatatatatatatattactagataaaatttttgtttttctgTTTCTGATTAACTTTTGTATGGATAAATAATGTTAAATTTAACTTGCGAATTTATGGCCCGAATAGATATCGACCCACCCAAACAAAATAAAGAAACTTGTTGACACATGATACCAACATGATAATTGTGTGGGATTGATTGAGGATCGGCCAATCTAGTTAGAGTTACATTTTGTACTTTTCCTATATAATACAACTGTTAGCTAGGGTTTCAAATGTGCTATCGTTTTTCAAGATCGTGAAAAATAAGACTCCCTCCTGTCCTATAGACATATATCATATTGATTGAACCATGTTAAATATTGTATTCTTATGTGCACGATTTATTCTTGTTTATTCCTAATAGATGTGTGTCTCGATCAAGTGTTTTATGAAGAAACGTTGTTTTCTTTGGGCCGAATAAACCGTTTGAATGATAAAAAATAACTATTTTACACTTATGTATAGAAATCTAATGTTGATAGgaaataactatttttttttataattgttatatatatatatatatatatatatatatatatatatatatatatatatatatattgtaaatgaaaataattaaaaattatgaaCTACTCTGAaaaatatatgatattaattcaAATTATATTACTTAACTTAAACATGATATTTTACCACAATGTCATTAATAACTTAAAATGAGTCCTGTTTTGTGTTAACTCAAAAGAAACACCCTTATATATCTGTATGAATTGAGTTGTCCCcgtcaaataaaaataaaaaagaaacaacacaTGAAGTAGTTGAAGTAGATAAATAAAACTAAACAAGAACGAACCTTTCCTCTTGTTATCTGATATTCATTGTTGTTTATTCCTGTCACATATGTGGAACTGCGAGGAGTATAACAATTCAATTTCTTATTTATGAGACATATATAAAGTATGTGATGCCAAAAAAACGAATGTGaagagaaaaataaataaataaagcattTCATGTCAGAAGTACAAAGTTGGTTACCTAAATCTAGCGATTTCTCTCAACGGTCCACCAATTCCACATCCTACATCCAAAACCTTTTGCCCAGGCTTTAAGCCAAGTTGTAAAGCAAGAAAGTGTTCATGTCGCTTGATGCTCTCACGAAGAGATTCTCCTTTCCATCTGCAACCAGAATAAacgcaattttttttttcaaaattaataaaataacataaagtaaACAATAAGTTATAACCTTGGGGCAAAATGGAATGATTCTCCCCAACCGTACTCATAAAAGCTTGTAGCAAGATCGTAATATTTGTTAACCTGAAACAAAATTATTTTGCGttacatgcaacaaaaaaaaatagCAACACCCTTTTACACGTGTTATTATAGTGTTGATTATGTTATAAGTATTATTGTaccttcaatttttttttgttaagacAATGTACTTGGAATAACCTACTCGATTATATCAGTGAAAATTATTTTGTAGTTAGATGACATCGTTATAATGGGTATATTTTTCAAAGTCTAGTGTTGTGACAAGAAAAATTAAACTAGAACTCTAAGTATATATGTGAATGTTGAAAAAAGAATTATTAGCTAGGCTGAAAGAAGTTATAATACATTTATGTTTATGCATAATAAGCCTGGAATGCTTGGCAAAGAAGGATATACTAGTACTCCTATATGATAAAATGGTCCTTAAAAAAGCAAAATAGTTTTTACCATGTCCATGTAGTTTGCCTTCCTCTCTTCATCAAGACCTCCAAAACTTGCATGATACTTTTCATATCTGCATTAAACGACAAAAACTATCAATAATAAGATTATATAGATCATTATGCCACATCATATTTGATAGCAACATGAACATCCAACCGATCGATCATTTTGAATAAGTTTGAATCCGCGACTCTATTCATAGTGAAACCTTAATAAAGAGTGAATGACCTAAATCGTTGATCATATCGTTTCCCAAAAATTATGATTGCGTCCCCACCCTCAATATTTACCACAATATTGGATGATGTTAAAGATTAACGATAGGGGCATAATACATAATATTTGGTAAACCATATAGAAAATTTACGTGATTCACTCTTTATTAAATAAACACATGATAGGTAAAAAAAGTGATTTTATAGAATTATCAATCAAG is a window of Lactuca sativa cultivar Salinas chromosome 1, Lsat_Salinas_v11, whole genome shotgun sequence DNA encoding:
- the LOC111912645 gene encoding cycloartenol-C-24-methyltransferase-like; translated protein: MLKVGSLDLTSGLSGNIKKDEVLFAVDRYEKYHASFGGLDEERKANYMDMVNKYYDLATSFYEYGWGESFHFAPRWKGESLRESIKRHEHFLALQLGLKPGQKVLDVGCGIGGPLREIARFSSTYVTGINNNEYQITRGKVLNRASGVEQNCNFEKGDFMKMPFPDNSFDAVYAIEATCHAPDAVGCYKEIYRVLKPGQYFAADEWCMTDVFDPNNKDHQQIKAEIELGDGLPDIRSTRQCFAALKEVGFEIIWEKDLAKDSPLPWYLPLDTSQFSLGNFLVTPVGRFFTRNMVKAFEWMGLAPKGSQRVQAFLEKAAEGLLAGGKKEIFTPMYFFLARKPK